In a single window of the Chondrocystis sp. NIES-4102 genome:
- the glnB gene encoding nitrogen regulatory protein P-II, translating into MQPVHKVEIIISSIEVNQVLDLLDRTQVSGYTVIEHTTGKGDRGLTDSNLGRAFSNTYILTVCTNEKQLNFLVEEITPLLKKVGGICLVADANWINH; encoded by the coding sequence ATGCAGCCTGTCCACAAAGTAGAAATTATCATTAGTAGTATCGAAGTTAATCAAGTCTTAGATCTCCTCGATAGAACCCAGGTATCAGGTTACACTGTAATTGAGCATACTACAGGAAAGGGCGATCGGGGTCTTACAGATAGTAATCTTGGTAGAGCCTTCAGCAATACTTATATTTTGACGGTATGTACTAACGAAAAACAATTGAATTTTTTAGTAGAAGAGATTACACCCTTACTTAAAAAAGTTGGCGGAATATGTTTAGTTGCTGATGCCAATTGGATTAATCATTAA
- a CDS encoding transport-associated protein, which produces MKKLTLFLLGSTLLFSTVACDVSRTSSDAPTSTDDTAKVEDATEVKTTKEDGVSEVRRKQLNSDIRAREERNNVAGDDQEKLDSDLESQVRSKLEANIPRSKLTIESEEGTVKVLGTVPSQDEYNKIMPLAKEIKGVKDVNVEVEIVPATES; this is translated from the coding sequence ATGAAAAAATTAACATTATTCTTATTAGGTAGTACATTACTTTTTAGTACAGTTGCTTGTGATGTGTCTAGAACTAGTTCTGATGCTCCAACTTCAACAGACGATACTGCAAAAGTGGAAGATGCCACAGAAGTTAAAACAACTAAGGAAGATGGAGTTAGTGAAGTTCGCAGAAAGCAATTAAACTCGGATATTCGTGCTAGAGAAGAGCGTAATAATGTAGCTGGCGATGACCAAGAAAAACTAGATTCCGATCTCGAAAGCCAAGTTAGATCAAAATTAGAAGCTAATATTCCTCGTTCTAAGTTAACTATAGAATCGGAAGAAGGAACAGTTAAAGTACTTGGTACAGTTCCTAGCCAGGATGAATATAACAAGATTATGCCTCTTGCTAAGGAAATTAAAGGGGTTAAAGATGTGAATGTAGAAGTTGAAATTGTACCTGCTACTGAATCGTAA
- a CDS encoding two component transcriptional regulator, winged helix family protein, whose protein sequence is MRILLIEDEQGIAQFITQGLKEASYIIDNAEDGQEGQKYLDTYEYDLIILDIMLPKISGLQLLANIRAANILTPVLLLTARDTVEDRVKGLDLGADDYLVKPFAFSELLARLRALQRRPPLQFDTSLQIGDLVMDTVKREVYRGGNLITLSPLEYSLLEYLMRNRDRVLTRTQIGEKVWNFDFFNNSNTVDVYIGYLRRKIDRDHSQPLIHTIRGVGYCLKTSS, encoded by the coding sequence ATGAGAATTTTATTGATAGAAGACGAGCAAGGAATCGCTCAATTTATCACTCAAGGACTTAAAGAGGCAAGCTACATTATAGACAATGCTGAAGATGGTCAGGAAGGTCAAAAATATCTAGATACCTATGAGTATGATCTTATTATTCTCGATATTATGTTGCCCAAAATTAGCGGTTTGCAATTACTGGCTAATATTCGAGCAGCAAACATATTAACACCTGTATTACTATTAACTGCCAGAGATACAGTTGAAGATCGGGTAAAAGGTTTGGATTTGGGGGCAGATGATTATTTAGTTAAACCCTTTGCTTTTTCAGAATTACTCGCCCGTTTACGTGCATTACAGCGTCGTCCGCCTCTACAATTTGACACCAGCTTACAAATTGGCGATTTAGTAATGGATACGGTTAAAAGGGAAGTTTATAGAGGAGGAAACTTAATAACTTTAAGTCCTTTGGAGTATAGTTTATTAGAATATCTGATGCGAAATCGCGATCGCGTCTTAACTCGAACTCAAATTGGCGAGAAAGTATGGAATTTTGATTTTTTTAATAACTCTAATACAGTAGATGTCTATATTGGGTATTTACGCCGTAAGATTGATCGTGACCACTCTCAACCCTTGATTCATACAATTAGAGGTGTCGGTTATTGTTTGAAAACTTCATCATAA
- a CDS encoding serine/threonine protein kinase produces the protein MMIGTTLNKRYRIQSLLGSGRCGKTYLAQDIQATKDSLCVIKQFEPLAKDPLSLRKAKYLFAREVKVLKILGRSDRISDLLGHFQQGEQFYLVHSYIEGEDLGQELGSNKRWTESQVVALLREILAILEVVHNERVIHQDIKPSNIIRRKSDGSLILVDFGSIKKIYNQMANAEGKTSLTVPIGTKGYMPPEQKSIKPQLASDIYAVGMIAIYALTGVKPEDLPRKQDTDTVQWRNLIQVDENLAQLLDKMVCPDFRQRYSSASEALMALRGCKLGGKLKLFDYSSLIAVLTLIAAILGGSYHYHQLNNSVEENPNTSYQQLN, from the coding sequence ATGATGATAGGAACAACCCTCAATAAACGTTATCGTATTCAGAGTTTATTAGGATCAGGTAGATGCGGTAAAACTTATTTGGCGCAGGATATTCAGGCTACTAAAGATTCTCTTTGCGTTATTAAGCAGTTTGAGCCATTGGCAAAAGACCCCTTGAGTTTACGTAAAGCTAAATATTTATTTGCCAGAGAAGTTAAAGTTCTCAAGATTTTAGGTAGATCGGATCGTATTAGTGATCTTCTGGGTCATTTTCAACAAGGAGAGCAATTTTATTTAGTTCATTCTTATATTGAGGGTGAAGATCTGGGGCAGGAATTAGGATCAAATAAACGGTGGACGGAATCTCAGGTAGTGGCTTTATTGCGGGAAATTTTAGCAATTCTTGAAGTTGTCCATAATGAACGGGTTATCCATCAAGATATTAAGCCTTCTAATATTATTCGGCGCAAATCCGATGGTAGTTTAATTTTGGTGGATTTTGGCTCTATTAAAAAAATTTATAATCAGATGGCAAATGCTGAGGGCAAAACTTCTTTGACTGTACCTATTGGTACTAAGGGTTATATGCCACCCGAACAAAAGAGTATTAAACCTCAACTTGCTAGTGATATTTATGCTGTGGGTATGATTGCTATTTATGCTTTAACAGGGGTTAAACCTGAAGATCTTCCCAGAAAACAAGATACTGATACAGTTCAATGGCGTAATTTAATTCAAGTGGATGAAAATTTAGCTCAATTGTTAGATAAGATGGTGTGTCCTGATTTTAGGCAACGCTATTCTTCAGCAAGTGAGGCTTTAATGGCTCTTAGAGGTTGTAAATTGGGTGGAAAGCTTAAATTGTTTGATTATTCGAGTTTGATAGCAGTATTAACCTTAATTGCAGCTATTTTGGGTGGAAGCTATCATTATCATCAATTAAATAACTCTGTAGAGGAAAATCCTAATACTAGTTATCAACAGCTAAATTAG
- a CDS encoding putative amino acid transporter, with protein sequence MLSKKSRLQFLTWLLKEENQGKKGQHPTHPWWQVMCLTGVDYFSTLGYQPGIAALAAGALSPIATLILIMLTLFGALPIYRRVATLSPHGEGSIAMLENLLSWWQGKLLVLFLLGFVATDFIITITLSAADATAHIIENPLISHLLDGQALSLTLILITLLGAVFLKGFGEAIGIAVVLVFAYLSLNLVVISAGIHEILQHPSVITNWQNNLIQAHGNPLTMVAIAALLFPKLALGLSGFETGVAVMPLVRGSRHDIEANPQGRIRNTYNLLTVAAVTMSFFLLFSSLITTLLIPPEEFQPGGAANGRALAYLSHHYLGNTFGTIYDLSTISILWFAGASAMAGLLNIVPRYLPRYGMAPDWSRSRRPLVLVYTVIAFVVTIIFNANVDAQGGAYATGVLVLMSSAAFAVTLSFTQGRNRNHSRSWRGIAIFSLITLVFVYTTITNIIERPDGVKIAAFFIGAIIITSLVSRVLRSTELRVDRVEMDQMAELFILQESQHTIRIIANRKNVGDEAEYYWKEKEVREDNHIPASDPTLFLEIEIIDASEFVDTVTIRGVQIGNHRILRAQGVAVPNAIAAILLQIRNITGKLPHAYFGWVEGNPIQYLLRFLLFGEGDTAVVTREVLRRAESNPEQRPGIHVGG encoded by the coding sequence ATGTTATCCAAAAAAAGTCGTTTGCAATTCCTTACCTGGTTACTAAAAGAAGAAAACCAAGGTAAAAAGGGTCAGCATCCGACTCATCCCTGGTGGCAGGTAATGTGTTTAACTGGAGTTGATTATTTTTCCACACTCGGTTATCAACCTGGAATTGCAGCCTTAGCAGCAGGAGCATTATCCCCGATCGCCACTTTAATTTTAATTATGCTTACCTTGTTCGGTGCATTGCCTATTTATCGACGGGTGGCAACCCTTAGTCCCCATGGAGAAGGTTCAATTGCCATGCTAGAAAATCTTCTTTCCTGGTGGCAAGGTAAATTATTAGTTTTATTTTTATTAGGTTTTGTAGCAACTGATTTTATTATTACCATCACCCTGTCTGCTGCCGATGCCACAGCACATATTATTGAAAATCCTTTAATTAGCCATTTATTAGATGGACAAGCTCTTAGTCTGACTCTAATTTTAATTACTTTACTTGGTGCAGTTTTTCTCAAAGGGTTTGGAGAAGCAATTGGCATTGCTGTAGTTTTGGTTTTTGCTTATTTGAGTTTAAATTTAGTTGTTATTAGTGCTGGCATCCATGAAATTTTACAACATCCATCAGTTATTACTAATTGGCAGAATAATTTAATTCAAGCTCATGGTAATCCCCTGACAATGGTTGCCATTGCTGCTTTATTATTTCCTAAATTAGCATTAGGATTATCTGGTTTTGAGACAGGTGTGGCAGTAATGCCCTTGGTGAGGGGAAGCAGACATGATATCGAGGCAAATCCTCAAGGAAGAATTCGTAATACCTATAATTTACTGACAGTAGCAGCAGTAACCATGAGTTTTTTCTTACTATTTAGTAGTTTGATTACAACTTTACTAATTCCACCCGAAGAATTTCAACCAGGAGGTGCAGCTAATGGTAGAGCTTTAGCTTATTTAAGTCATCACTATTTAGGTAATACGTTCGGCACGATTTATGATTTAAGTACCATTTCGATTCTTTGGTTTGCTGGGGCTTCGGCAATGGCAGGATTATTAAACATTGTGCCTCGTTATTTGCCCCGTTATGGGATGGCACCCGATTGGTCAAGGAGTAGAAGACCTTTAGTTTTGGTATATACAGTAATTGCTTTTGTGGTGACAATCATTTTTAATGCTAACGTTGATGCTCAGGGGGGAGCTTATGCCACAGGGGTTTTAGTTTTGATGAGTTCTGCTGCTTTTGCTGTTACTTTGTCCTTTACTCAAGGGCGTAATAGAAATCATTCTCGTTCTTGGCGTGGAATTGCTATTTTCAGCCTGATTACTTTAGTTTTTGTTTATACTACGATTACTAATATCATTGAAAGACCTGATGGGGTAAAAATAGCTGCCTTTTTCATAGGTGCGATTATTATCACTTCCTTAGTTTCTAGGGTTTTGCGTTCAACAGAATTACGAGTAGATAGAGTAGAGATGGATCAAATGGCAGAGCTTTTTATCCTGCAAGAAAGCCAACACACCATTAGAATAATTGCTAACCGTAAGAATGTGGGAGATGAAGCAGAATATTATTGGAAAGAAAAAGAAGTCAGGGAAGATAACCATATTCCTGCCTCAGATCCAACTTTATTTTTAGAAATAGAAATCATAGATGCTTCAGAATTTGTAGATACAGTAACCATTCGAGGTGTGCAGATAGGTAATCATCGTATTCTACGCGCTCAGGGTGTAGCAGTTCCCAATGCGATCGCAGCTATTTTACTACAAATTAGAAATATCACAGGAAAATTACCCCACGCTTATTTTGGTTGGGTTGAAGGTAATCCAATTCAATATTTATTGCGGTTTCTGTTATTTGGTGAAGGAGACACGGCGGTTGTAACTCGTGAGGTGCTACGAAGAGCCGAAAGTAATCCCGAACAACGACCTGGTATTCATGTTGGAGGATAA
- a CDS encoding CsbD-like protein translates to MSAEDKIKAAAKNVEGKAQEALGNVTGDEGDKAAGKAKQAEASARHAVEDGKDAVKKAID, encoded by the coding sequence ATGAGTGCTGAAGATAAAATTAAAGCTGCTGCTAAAAACGTCGAAGGTAAAGCTCAAGAAGCTTTAGGTAATGTCACTGGCGACGAAGGCGATAAAGCAGCAGGAAAAGCTAAGCAAGCTGAAGCATCTGCTCGCCATGCAGTTGAAGATGGTAAAGATGCAGTTAAAAAAGCGATCGACTAA
- a CDS encoding peptidase M48 Ste24p: MLANQLKTAALLGLLSGILVLGGYWATGNEQGALIGLIFAAISSFGSWFYSDQAALAAYRAQPIAREQAPELYDLVADLATKANIPMPKLCLVPTKTPNAFATGRNPDNAAVAVTQGIVDILDKEELAGVIAHELTHIKNRDTLTQAVAGTLGGAVTFLGRILTFGALYGPVNRDNRQGGNPIGVMVLVILAPISASLIQMAISRTREFSADRGAAEITGNPLALASALEKLETIGKQIPMNGNPAFEPVLIINPFSGAGLQSLFRTHPLTEERVKQLQELAKQQGNNTNLAYNQ, translated from the coding sequence ATGTTGGCAAATCAATTGAAAACCGCAGCCTTATTGGGCTTATTAAGCGGAATATTAGTATTAGGTGGCTATTGGGCAACAGGTAACGAACAGGGTGCATTAATTGGTTTAATTTTTGCTGCAATTAGTAGTTTTGGGTCTTGGTTTTATTCAGATCAAGCTGCATTAGCAGCCTATAGAGCGCAACCTATAGCTCGTGAACAAGCACCCGAATTATATGATCTGGTAGCGGATTTAGCCACAAAAGCCAATATACCTATGCCCAAATTGTGCTTAGTACCTACAAAAACTCCTAATGCCTTTGCAACGGGTCGCAATCCTGATAATGCAGCAGTTGCAGTAACTCAAGGAATTGTGGACATTTTAGATAAAGAAGAATTAGCAGGAGTAATCGCTCATGAATTAACCCATATCAAAAACCGCGACACCTTAACCCAAGCAGTAGCTGGTACATTGGGAGGTGCAGTAACATTTTTAGGTAGAATATTAACGTTTGGTGCATTATATGGCCCTGTAAACCGTGATAACCGCCAAGGAGGTAATCCTATCGGGGTGATGGTTTTAGTGATACTTGCACCTATTTCTGCTTCCTTAATTCAAATGGCGATTTCTCGTACTCGTGAATTTTCTGCCGATCGCGGTGCTGCCGAAATTACTGGAAATCCTTTAGCGTTGGCAAGTGCGTTAGAAAAGCTGGAAACCATTGGTAAGCAAATACCCATGAATGGTAATCCTGCTTTTGAACCTGTATTAATTATTAATCCTTTTTCTGGTGCTGGGTTGCAATCTCTATTTCGTACTCATCCGTTGACAGAAGAAAGAGTCAAACAGTTACAGGAACTTGCCAAACAACAAGGAAACAATACCAATCTTGCTTATAATCAATAA
- a CDS encoding sodium-dependent bicarbonate transporter, whose protein sequence is MDGSLILFNLLNPPVLFFFLGMIAVFTKSDLEIPTPLPKLFSLYLLIAIGFKGGHELAESGINLKIGITLLAAIVMAALVPIYTFFILRTKLDQYNAAAIAATYGSISAVTFITASSFLEKLHITYGGHMVAALALMESPAIIVGIVLVKIFAQTQGELSTIAGLPSNKYKYASSVVELEKSFTRSSKEYIVNPSVTTKKEDFNWGQVLQEAFLNASVFLLVGSLIIGILTGEEGWHKLEPFTQGIFYGALTFFLLDMGLVAAKRIRDLKKTGSFLIGFSVIIPVVNALIGIAIAKVLNFEEGNALLFAVLCASASYIAVPAAMRMTVPEANPSLYVSMALALTFPFNIIVGIPLYLEIIKHLFI, encoded by the coding sequence ATGGATGGTAGTCTAATTCTGTTTAACTTATTAAATCCTCCCGTCTTATTCTTTTTCCTGGGAATGATTGCTGTTTTTACCAAATCAGATCTAGAAATACCCACACCTCTACCTAAACTTTTTTCTCTTTATCTATTAATTGCCATTGGTTTTAAGGGAGGTCATGAACTTGCAGAAAGTGGGATTAATCTTAAGATTGGAATAACTTTATTGGCTGCAATTGTTATGGCTGCTTTAGTTCCTATCTACACCTTTTTTATTTTAAGAACTAAATTAGATCAATACAATGCAGCAGCGATCGCAGCTACTTATGGTTCAATTAGTGCAGTGACATTTATCACCGCTAGTTCTTTTCTAGAAAAACTGCATATTACCTATGGTGGACACATGGTAGCAGCTTTAGCCTTAATGGAGTCGCCAGCCATTATTGTCGGCATTGTTTTAGTAAAAATATTTGCCCAAACCCAGGGAGAATTAAGTACAATTGCAGGTTTACCTAGCAACAAATATAAATATGCTTCTTCGGTGGTTGAACTTGAAAAATCATTTACCCGTAGCAGCAAAGAATATATAGTTAATCCTTCAGTTACAACAAAAAAAGAAGATTTCAATTGGGGTCAAGTTTTACAGGAAGCCTTTTTAAATGCTTCAGTTTTTCTTTTAGTTGGTAGTCTAATAATTGGTATTTTGACAGGTGAAGAAGGGTGGCACAAATTAGAACCATTTACCCAAGGAATATTCTATGGAGCATTAACTTTTTTCCTCTTAGATATGGGTTTAGTTGCTGCTAAAAGAATCAGAGATTTAAAGAAAACTGGCTCATTTTTAATTGGTTTTTCAGTAATAATTCCTGTAGTTAACGCTTTAATTGGAATTGCGATCGCCAAGGTTTTAAATTTTGAAGAAGGTAATGCCTTACTATTCGCGGTTTTATGCGCCAGTGCTTCCTATATTGCTGTCCCCGCAGCTATGAGAATGACAGTCCCAGAAGCAAATCCGAGTTTATATGTTTCTATGGCATTAGCTCTTACTTTCCCCTTCAACATTATTGTTGGTATTCCTCTTTATTTGGAAATAATTAAGCACTTATTTATTTAA
- a CDS encoding MscS mechanosensitive ion channel: MDAFTPITTVTEQLSLMIQGFLELLPQLLLGLIAFIIFWYIARFSRQIIKKVTRRKKSRNVGLVLARLSQSLIILVGAFVALAIIIPSFKPGDLIQLLGVSGVAIGFAFRDILQNFLSGILILITEPFVIGDQIIFKDYEGTVENIQTRATIIKTYDGRKIVIPNAELFTNSVIVNTAFEKRRLEYDIGIGYSDDIDRAKQIILNVLRNYPDAILDPPPEALVVDLAASSINIRARWWINPPRRADLLDAQDRVLAELTKKLVAAGIDLPYPTQQILFHDQTEEVDGDRTRQREGWPARQGDNPQSGSISKALHQLVKNSNRDHGNNQQNQDI, encoded by the coding sequence ATGGATGCCTTCACGCCAATCACAACCGTAACAGAGCAACTATCCTTAATGATCCAAGGGTTTTTGGAACTGCTACCACAATTACTATTAGGACTGATTGCTTTTATTATTTTCTGGTATATAGCGCGGTTTTCCCGCCAAATCATCAAAAAAGTAACCAGACGTAAAAAATCTCGCAACGTAGGTTTAGTCCTGGCTAGACTATCTCAAAGCTTAATCATTTTAGTTGGTGCGTTTGTAGCCTTAGCAATTATTATTCCCTCGTTTAAACCTGGGGATTTAATACAGTTATTAGGAGTTAGTGGGGTAGCAATTGGTTTTGCTTTTCGCGATATTTTGCAAAACTTCCTATCAGGTATCTTAATTCTAATTACCGAGCCATTTGTAATTGGTGATCAGATTATTTTCAAAGATTATGAGGGGACGGTAGAAAATATTCAAACTCGCGCCACCATTATCAAGACTTACGACGGTCGAAAAATTGTAATTCCTAATGCAGAATTATTTACAAATTCAGTAATAGTCAATACTGCTTTTGAAAAACGTCGTTTAGAATACGATATTGGGATTGGGTATAGTGATGATATTGATCGGGCAAAACAAATTATTTTGAATGTTTTAAGGAATTATCCAGATGCTATCTTAGATCCGCCTCCAGAAGCTTTAGTAGTAGATTTAGCTGCAAGTAGTATTAATATACGCGCCCGTTGGTGGATTAATCCCCCTCGTCGTGCTGATCTATTAGATGCTCAAGATCGAGTATTGGCAGAATTAACCAAAAAACTAGTAGCTGCGGGGATTGATTTACCTTATCCTACCCAACAGATATTGTTCCACGATCAGACAGAAGAAGTAGACGGAGATCGAACTCGCCAAAGAGAAGGATGGCCAGCAAGACAAGGAGATAATCCTCAGTCTGGAAGTATTAGTAAGGCTTTGCATCAACTTGTAAAAAATAGCAACCGTGATCATGGCAATAATCAGCAAAACCAGGATATTTAA
- a CDS encoding multi-sensor signal transduction histidine kinase, giving the protein MSNIQNKSAYGLFYSRDEAESTIRELKEAGYNMDQVSVIAKNADQVAGYDTTAGVGNKADEGATTGAVTGGTLGGLTGLLVGLGTLAIPGIGPILLAGAGATALATTLAGAGIGAVAGGLVGALAGLGIPEERAKIYSDRVKSGSYLVMVSGTASEVDHAASIMKRHGVEELDIYDAPASATTTATRATNTVVDTPTTRRAIDTPVTTTTTTTSTNTVNPNVKVDTDVENIKLYEERLVVDKERAKVGEVGVSKRVETDTAEVAVPIQKERIVIERKNVSNQSVVDPNTVAFGEGEVVRMEAYEESANIQKQAFLREEVSIRKEVEQETVQTSETIRREELDIDSDGDVIQQ; this is encoded by the coding sequence ATGAGCAATATTCAAAACAAAAGTGCTTATGGCTTATTCTACAGTCGCGATGAAGCTGAGTCTACCATTCGCGAATTAAAAGAAGCTGGCTACAATATGGATCAAGTATCCGTTATCGCTAAAAATGCCGATCAAGTTGCTGGATACGATACAACAGCAGGGGTTGGCAATAAAGCAGATGAGGGTGCTACAACAGGAGCAGTTACAGGCGGTACATTAGGCGGATTGACTGGATTACTAGTTGGTTTGGGTACTTTAGCGATTCCTGGCATAGGTCCAATTTTATTAGCTGGTGCGGGAGCAACCGCCCTCGCCACTACCTTAGCTGGTGCTGGTATCGGTGCGGTAGCAGGTGGTTTAGTAGGTGCATTAGCAGGTTTGGGTATTCCTGAAGAAAGAGCAAAAATTTATAGCGATCGCGTAAAAAGTGGTAGTTATTTAGTTATGGTTAGTGGCACAGCTAGCGAAGTTGACCACGCTGCAAGTATTATGAAGCGTCATGGTGTAGAAGAATTGGACATCTACGATGCACCTGCATCAGCTACTACTACTGCTACAAGAGCAACAAATACAGTTGTAGATACTCCCACTACTAGAAGAGCGATCGATACTCCTGTCACAACAACAACTACTACTACGTCTACGAATACAGTTAACCCCAATGTAAAAGTAGATACAGACGTTGAAAATATTAAACTTTACGAAGAACGTTTAGTTGTAGATAAAGAACGAGCTAAAGTTGGTGAAGTTGGTGTTAGTAAAAGAGTTGAAACCGATACAGCAGAAGTAGCTGTTCCAATTCAAAAAGAACGTATTGTTATCGAACGGAAAAATGTTAGCAACCAAAGCGTAGTAGATCCTAATACAGTTGCTTTTGGTGAAGGTGAGGTTGTTCGTATGGAAGCTTACGAAGAATCAGCAAACATTCAAAAACAAGCATTCCTGCGTGAAGAGGTGAGCATCCGTAAAGAAGTTGAACAAGAAACTGTTCAAACAAGCGAAACTATCCGTCGTGAGGAATTAGATATCGACAGTGATGGCGATGTGATTCAGCAGTAA
- a CDS encoding integral membrane sensor signal transduction histidine kinase has translation MRLFWQLKRTLRFRLTAWYVFLLGCTLIIFSSYLYLQLKYNLLIQLDTTLEITASEVLSNLVIEKDHLSFNHRQQFEASQQQLANAGLIVKIIDLNHNTVDGFGNYQLIKSFVSEKRGYQNLTLEGVRWRVYSIPLKRVNSQIIEARFKFERDIQLWLQVAQSLQPINKALEHLLTIILFAVPLILLFAALGGLLWADRALSPINSIIRTASAINPDDLSYRINYQGASDEVGRLAITLDRMLDRIESAFEHERRFIADASHELRTPLTVIKGRIGVALSRLRTPREYQTTLQDLDVQVDRLIRMTNGLLFLTRLEQEQLQGQGNFWRVDFSNLLEILAEQIEPLAQDKQLDFKSEIAPDLYILGDGDLLTSLFLNLLDNAIKYTDNGGKVRLVAKCEGQNLSIVISNSGKGIAAENLPYLFDRFYRLEADRNKNITGNGLGLAIAALIARCHSGQISVDSQINQLTTFKVSFPCLK, from the coding sequence TTGAGACTATTTTGGCAACTCAAGAGAACTTTAAGATTTCGTTTAACCGCCTGGTATGTTTTTCTATTGGGCTGCACCCTAATTATTTTTAGTAGTTACTTGTATCTACAATTAAAATACAATCTCTTGATTCAGTTAGATACGACTTTAGAAATAACAGCTTCAGAAGTATTAAGTAATTTAGTGATTGAAAAGGATCACCTTAGTTTTAATCATCGCCAACAATTTGAGGCAAGTCAACAGCAGCTAGCTAATGCAGGGTTAATAGTTAAAATCATTGACTTAAATCATAATACTGTTGATGGTTTTGGTAATTATCAATTAATTAAGTCTTTTGTGTCGGAAAAAAGAGGTTATCAAAATCTGACTTTAGAGGGGGTGAGGTGGCGAGTTTATAGTATTCCTCTAAAAAGAGTCAATTCCCAGATTATTGAAGCCAGATTTAAGTTTGAGCGGGATATACAGCTATGGTTACAAGTAGCACAATCACTACAACCAATTAATAAAGCCTTAGAGCATCTTTTGACCATAATATTGTTTGCTGTCCCCTTAATTCTCTTATTTGCTGCTTTAGGGGGTTTATTGTGGGCAGATCGAGCCTTAAGTCCTATCAATAGTATTATTCGCACAGCCTCCGCTATTAATCCTGACGATTTAAGTTATAGAATCAATTATCAGGGAGCAAGTGATGAAGTGGGGCGTTTAGCAATAACTTTAGATCGAATGTTAGATCGAATTGAGTCAGCTTTTGAACACGAAAGACGCTTTATTGCTGATGCCTCCCATGAATTACGTACGCCTTTAACTGTAATCAAAGGAAGAATTGGGGTAGCTTTAAGTCGTCTTCGGACTCCAAGAGAATATCAAACAACTTTACAAGATTTAGATGTTCAAGTAGATCGTTTAATTAGGATGACGAATGGGTTATTATTTTTAACTCGTTTAGAACAAGAACAATTACAAGGACAAGGAAATTTTTGGCGGGTAGATTTTAGTAATTTATTGGAAATTTTAGCAGAACAAATTGAACCTTTAGCTCAAGATAAACAGCTAGATTTTAAGAGTGAGATTGCACCTGATTTATATATTTTAGGGGATGGGGATTTATTAACTAGTTTATTTTTAAATCTTTTAGATAACGCTATAAAATATACAGATAATGGTGGTAAAGTGCGGTTAGTTGCTAAGTGTGAAGGACAAAATCTTTCTATTGTTATTAGTAATAGTGGCAAAGGTATTGCAGCAGAGAATTTACCTTATTTATTTGATCGCTTTTATCGTTTAGAAGCAGATCGTAATAAAAATATCACAGGCAATGGTTTAGGATTGGCGATCGCAGCTTTAATTGCTCGTTGTCATAGTGGTCAAATCTCAGTTGATAGTCAGATTAATCAGTTAACTACTTTTAAAGTTAGTTTTCCCTGTTTGAAATAA
- a CDS encoding response regulator receiver protein: MCKSILVVEDNDDLLLLFRLVLESAGYQVATVNNGQDALNVLGKLRPKLILMDVMMPKISGLEVARRIKEQLRFHSLPILLVSGIDQIQEEQLVDSRADGILYKPFDLDDLTSRVKSLISKSYTNSDSDCYIPQNQPIHSYNAPKLKSRTFK, encoded by the coding sequence ATGTGTAAATCTATTTTGGTGGTGGAAGATAATGATGATCTATTGTTGTTATTTAGATTAGTTTTAGAATCTGCGGGATACCAGGTTGCGACAGTAAATAATGGGCAAGATGCTTTAAATGTTTTGGGCAAATTACGTCCTAAGCTAATTTTGATGGATGTAATGATGCCTAAAATTAGTGGTCTGGAAGTGGCTCGTAGAATAAAAGAGCAACTAAGATTTCATTCTTTGCCTATTTTACTAGTTTCTGGTATTGACCAAATACAAGAAGAACAACTGGTTGATAGTAGGGCAGATGGAATTTTATATAAACCTTTTGATCTTGATGATTTAACTAGTAGAGTAAAAAGTTTAATTAGTAAAAGCTATACAAACTCAGATTCTGATTGCTATATACCTCAAAATCAACCCATCCATAGCTACAACGCACCAAAATTGAAATCACGAACTTTTAAGTAG